The following proteins come from a genomic window of Ilumatobacter coccineus YM16-304:
- the pyrR gene encoding bifunctional pyr operon transcriptional regulator/uracil phosphoribosyltransferase PyrR has product MAHEIIERNQGLDGVALIGIQTGGVWVADALGGEIARIDPDSAVPVGSIDASLYRDDIGLRPVSPAAVSDIDFDIDGITIVLVDDVLFTGRTVRAALDALADYGRPRAVQLAVVVDRGHRELPIRPDYVGKNLPTSSDENVAVTADGVVIS; this is encoded by the coding sequence ATGGCACACGAGATCATCGAACGAAACCAGGGCCTCGATGGCGTGGCCCTGATCGGCATCCAGACCGGTGGCGTCTGGGTCGCCGACGCACTGGGCGGCGAGATCGCCCGTATCGACCCCGACTCGGCGGTTCCCGTCGGCTCGATCGACGCATCGCTCTACCGCGACGACATCGGCCTCCGGCCCGTGTCACCCGCCGCGGTGAGCGACATTGACTTCGACATCGACGGCATCACCATCGTCCTCGTCGACGACGTGCTCTTCACCGGGCGCACCGTCCGAGCGGCGCTCGACGCGCTCGCCGACTACGGCCGACCTCGAGCGGTCCAGCTCGCTGTGGTCGTCGACCGCGGTCACCGCGAACTGCCGATCCGACCCGACTACGTCGGCAAGAACCTGCCCACCAGCAGCGACGAGAACGTCGCGGTCACCGCCGACGGGGTGGTCATCTCGTGA
- a CDS encoding N-acyl-D-amino-acid deacylase family protein, with protein sequence MHELVIRGASLVDGSGAEQRLADVAVDAGTIAAVDAPGRSGRAKRTIDADGLLLTPGWVDVHTHYDAQASWDPYLTPSSWHGVTSVVMGNCGVGFAPAAPDRHEWLIELMEGVEDIPGSAMTEGMQWSWESFEEFLDSLDARNYAIDLGAQIAHGPVRGYVMGDRGADNEAATPDDIAAMAAIVESGLRAGALGFSTSRTPLHKSLSGELVPGTHAAADELLGIADALARAGHGVFQFAPEHVDVPTAEWPWMRAIAERTGRTVSVNLNQPNSAPDLWRDVLRLLDEARADGVPIVAQVAGRVVGLLMCLEGSFNPLDFHPAYASIRDLPLDERVAALSGSELRAALRVEPDDGGLFRKVVLDAIGSWWAVDDGDIDYEPEASDSIEAVAARTGTHPIDLIVDQLCAHGGHGMILTPFFNYAYGDLSFQYEAHQHPSTRMGLADAGAHCRVICDGGTPTFMLTHWTRDRRRGPTLPLELVVHRQTRQTAELYGLGDRGLVAPGMRADLNLIDYDRLTFGPPRMAYDLPGGARRLVQKADGYVATFVNGVQTVDHDEFTGELPGRLIRGPR encoded by the coding sequence ATGCATGAACTGGTGATTCGCGGAGCCTCGCTGGTCGACGGATCCGGAGCCGAGCAACGACTCGCCGATGTCGCCGTCGACGCCGGCACGATCGCTGCGGTCGATGCGCCGGGCAGATCAGGTCGAGCGAAGCGAACGATCGACGCCGACGGGCTCCTCCTCACCCCCGGCTGGGTCGACGTGCACACGCACTACGACGCACAGGCATCGTGGGACCCGTACCTCACGCCGTCGTCGTGGCACGGCGTCACGTCGGTGGTGATGGGGAACTGCGGCGTCGGGTTCGCTCCCGCCGCTCCCGACCGCCACGAGTGGCTGATCGAGCTCATGGAGGGCGTGGAAGACATCCCCGGCTCGGCGATGACCGAAGGCATGCAGTGGAGCTGGGAGAGCTTCGAGGAGTTCCTCGACTCGCTCGACGCTCGCAACTACGCGATCGACCTCGGCGCCCAGATCGCCCACGGCCCGGTGCGCGGGTACGTCATGGGCGACCGCGGTGCCGACAACGAGGCCGCGACCCCCGACGACATCGCCGCGATGGCGGCCATCGTCGAATCCGGGTTGCGAGCGGGAGCGCTCGGCTTCTCGACGTCGCGCACCCCCTTGCACAAGTCGCTGTCGGGTGAGCTCGTTCCGGGCACGCACGCCGCCGCCGACGAACTGCTCGGCATCGCCGATGCGCTCGCTCGCGCCGGGCACGGCGTGTTCCAGTTCGCCCCCGAGCACGTCGACGTGCCCACCGCCGAGTGGCCGTGGATGCGAGCGATCGCCGAGCGGACCGGCCGTACCGTGAGCGTCAATCTCAACCAGCCCAACAGCGCCCCCGATCTCTGGCGTGACGTGCTGCGTCTGCTCGACGAGGCCCGAGCCGACGGTGTGCCGATCGTTGCCCAGGTGGCCGGCCGAGTCGTCGGCCTCCTCATGTGCCTCGAAGGCAGTTTCAATCCCCTCGACTTCCACCCGGCCTACGCCTCGATTCGCGACCTGCCGCTCGACGAGCGTGTGGCCGCGCTGTCGGGCAGCGAACTGCGGGCGGCGCTGCGCGTCGAGCCCGACGACGGCGGACTGTTCCGCAAGGTCGTCCTCGACGCGATCGGCAGCTGGTGGGCGGTCGACGACGGCGACATCGACTACGAACCCGAAGCGTCCGATTCGATCGAGGCGGTCGCGGCTCGCACCGGCACGCACCCGATCGACCTCATCGTCGACCAGCTCTGCGCTCACGGCGGCCACGGGATGATCCTCACCCCGTTCTTCAACTACGCCTACGGCGACCTCTCGTTCCAGTACGAAGCGCACCAGCACCCGTCGACCCGGATGGGTCTCGCCGACGCCGGCGCGCACTGTCGGGTCATCTGCGACGGCGGAACACCCACGTTCATGCTCACGCACTGGACCCGCGACCGCCGCCGCGGTCCCACGCTGCCGCTCGAACTGGTCGTGCATCGCCAGACCCGTCAGACCGCCGAGCTCTACGGCCTCGGCGATCGCGGCCTGGTCGCTCCGGGGATGCGAGCCGACCTCAACCTGATCGACTACGACCGGCTCACGTTCGGCCCACCGCGCATGGCCTACGACCTGCCCGGTGGCGCCCGGCGACTGGTGCAGAAGGCCGACGGCTACGTGGCAACGTTCGTCAACGGCGTGCAGACCGTCGACCACGACGAGTTCACCGGCGAACTCCCTGGCCGCCTCATCCGCGGCCCCCGTTGA
- a CDS encoding dihydroorotase, with amino-acid sequence MTDSTSLLITGANVIDATGERLADVRIADGTITDVATGLTAADGEHHIDAAGLTLTPGFVDLHTHLREPGKEEAETIETGSRAAAKGGYTAVVAMPNTDPTQDSVSVVDFVRRQGQLAGLCDVYPSGSITVGRQGTQLTPFGELSEAGVKLFTDDGNGVQDALLMRRAFEYAKGLGVTMAQHCEVEQLTGGAVMHEGDCCSHLGLPGWPSLAEELMVHRDIELVRLTGAPAHFLHLSTMKSVELVRAAKADGLPVTAEATPHHISLTDELLRSYSAIYKVNPPLRTMDDVTAVREGLRDGTIDAVATDHAPHVPESKEQPLDQAPPGMLGLETALGVCIAHLDMPLVDIVAALSWKPAAIAGIDDVHGRPVAVGEPANLTLFDADVSWEVVPAELASKSRNTPFVGVPLRGRTTHTILDGTLTVENGTPTR; translated from the coding sequence ATGACCGACTCCACGTCCCTCCTCATCACCGGTGCGAACGTCATCGATGCCACCGGTGAACGACTCGCCGACGTGCGCATCGCCGACGGCACGATCACCGACGTCGCCACCGGCCTGACCGCCGCCGACGGCGAACACCACATCGATGCCGCAGGGCTCACGCTCACACCAGGCTTCGTCGACCTCCACACCCACCTCCGTGAGCCGGGAAAGGAGGAGGCCGAGACGATCGAGACGGGTTCCCGTGCGGCCGCCAAGGGCGGGTACACCGCCGTGGTGGCGATGCCCAACACCGACCCGACGCAGGACTCGGTGAGCGTCGTCGACTTCGTTCGCCGACAGGGCCAGCTCGCCGGTCTGTGCGATGTGTACCCGTCGGGATCCATCACCGTCGGTCGGCAGGGCACGCAGCTGACCCCGTTCGGCGAACTCTCCGAAGCCGGCGTGAAGCTGTTCACCGACGACGGCAACGGCGTGCAGGACGCGCTGCTCATGCGGCGAGCGTTCGAGTACGCCAAGGGGCTCGGCGTCACGATGGCGCAGCACTGCGAAGTCGAGCAACTGACCGGGGGAGCGGTGATGCACGAAGGCGACTGCTGCAGCCATCTCGGCCTCCCCGGCTGGCCGTCGCTCGCCGAGGAATTGATGGTCCACCGCGACATCGAACTCGTTCGTCTGACCGGCGCACCGGCGCACTTCCTCCACCTGTCGACGATGAAGAGCGTCGAGTTGGTGCGGGCCGCCAAGGCCGACGGGCTGCCGGTGACCGCCGAGGCCACACCGCACCACATCAGCCTGACCGACGAACTGCTCCGTTCGTACAGCGCGATCTACAAGGTGAACCCGCCGCTGCGCACGATGGACGACGTGACCGCCGTGCGCGAGGGGCTGCGCGACGGCACCATCGACGCGGTCGCCACCGACCATGCCCCGCATGTGCCCGAGAGCAAGGAGCAGCCGCTCGATCAGGCACCGCCCGGCATGCTCGGTCTCGAAACGGCGCTCGGCGTGTGCATTGCGCACCTCGACATGCCGCTCGTCGACATCGTCGCGGCGCTTTCGTGGAAGCCGGCGGCCATCGCCGGCATCGACGACGTGCACGGCCGCCCCGTGGCCGTCGGCGAGCCAGCCAACCTCACACTCTTCGATGCCGACGTGAGCTGGGAGGTCGTCCCCGCCGAGTTGGCCAGCAAGTCACGCAACACCCCCTTCGTCGGCGTCCCGCTCCGCGGGCGCACGACACACACGATCCTCGACGGCACGTTGACGGTCGAGAACGGAACTCCCACACGATGA
- the carA gene encoding glutamine-hydrolyzing carbamoyl-phosphate synthase small subunit: MTGKTGNAVTEGALVLADGSVFEGELIGAHVPVSTGEVVFNTVLSGYQEVISDPSYAGQIITFTYPHIGNYGINATDFESVGTFCRGVIVRDLARRHSNFRAQSDLGSMLFQQGVPGIAGIDTRRLTRLIRDHGAVPGAFGSASESELLAAAQAEPGTDGVDLVKTVTTPVGYTVQATDPASRRTIVAIDFGMKRNIANNLARFGRVEVVPATTSAGDILAMDPSGVFLSNGPGDPAMSPYAVDTIQGLLGELPIFGICLGHQLLSRAIGADTVKLPFGHHGGNHPVKNLLDQRIEITSQNHNFAVDASTLPSNAEMTHINLNDDVCEGIRVESERAFSVQHHPEANPGPHDANYLFDQFADLMDASASTGKAGA, from the coding sequence ATGACGGGGAAGACGGGCAACGCGGTCACGGAAGGAGCGCTCGTCCTGGCCGACGGTTCGGTCTTCGAAGGCGAGCTCATCGGAGCGCACGTCCCCGTCTCGACCGGCGAGGTGGTGTTCAACACCGTGCTGAGCGGCTATCAGGAGGTCATCTCCGACCCGAGCTACGCCGGCCAGATCATCACCTTCACGTACCCGCACATCGGCAACTACGGAATCAACGCCACCGACTTCGAGTCGGTCGGCACGTTCTGTCGTGGGGTGATCGTCCGCGATCTCGCTCGTCGGCACAGCAACTTCCGAGCGCAGTCCGACCTCGGCTCGATGCTGTTCCAGCAGGGCGTGCCCGGCATCGCCGGCATCGACACCCGTCGGCTCACCCGGCTGATCCGTGACCACGGCGCCGTCCCCGGTGCGTTCGGCTCCGCGTCCGAGAGCGAACTGCTCGCGGCCGCACAGGCCGAACCCGGCACCGATGGCGTCGACCTGGTCAAGACGGTCACCACGCCGGTCGGCTACACCGTCCAGGCCACCGATCCCGCCAGCCGACGCACGATCGTGGCCATCGACTTCGGCATGAAGCGCAACATCGCCAACAACCTGGCTCGCTTCGGTCGTGTCGAAGTCGTCCCCGCCACCACGAGCGCCGGCGACATCCTGGCGATGGACCCGAGCGGCGTGTTCCTCTCCAACGGGCCGGGTGACCCGGCGATGTCGCCGTACGCCGTCGACACCATTCAGGGCCTGCTCGGCGAGTTGCCGATCTTCGGCATCTGCCTCGGACACCAGTTGCTCAGCCGGGCCATCGGTGCCGACACCGTGAAGCTGCCGTTCGGCCACCACGGCGGCAACCACCCGGTGAAGAACCTGCTCGACCAGCGGATCGAGATCACGAGCCAGAACCACAACTTCGCCGTCGACGCGAGCACGCTCCCGTCGAACGCGGAGATGACCCACATCAACCTCAACGACGACGTGTGCGAAGGCATCCGTGTCGAGAGCGAGCGAGCGTTCAGCGTGCAGCACCACCCCGAGGCCAACCCCGGACCTCACGACGCCAACTACCTGTTCGACCAGTTCGCCGACCTGATGGATGCGTCGGCGTCGACCGGAAAGGCCGGTGCCTGA
- a CDS encoding aspartate carbamoyltransferase catalytic subunit: protein MSRSLLSIEELGADGVHRILELADTMAEVNRRPNPKVPALRGKTVCSVFFEDSTRTRLSFETAAKRLSADTMTFAVSQSSLSKGESLKDTIETIAAMGVDAFVIRHGSTGAPWLVDNWTSASVVNAGDGWHAHPTQALLDMYTVRTALGRTGGFDGLRVAIVGDIKHSRVARSTSAAFHAMGADVTWVAPRTLLPPVFHEHHTESLDDVIGPDGSGVDVLYMLRMQNERMTEALVPNLREYTSRFGLTPARAARLAPHTLIMHPGPINRGVEIAVDPAELPGAVITQQVTNGIAVRMAVLFDLLSADADPTSDLERPDFA from the coding sequence ATGAGTCGCTCGCTGTTGTCGATCGAGGAACTCGGGGCCGACGGTGTACACCGCATCCTCGAACTGGCCGACACCATGGCCGAGGTCAACCGACGCCCCAACCCGAAGGTGCCCGCGTTGCGCGGCAAGACGGTGTGCAGCGTGTTCTTCGAGGACTCGACCCGCACCCGGCTCAGCTTCGAGACGGCGGCCAAGCGGCTCTCCGCCGACACGATGACCTTCGCCGTGTCACAGTCGAGCTTGAGCAAAGGCGAGAGCCTGAAAGACACGATCGAGACGATCGCCGCGATGGGCGTCGACGCGTTCGTCATCCGCCACGGCTCCACCGGCGCCCCGTGGCTGGTCGACAACTGGACGTCGGCGTCGGTCGTCAACGCCGGCGACGGCTGGCACGCCCACCCGACGCAGGCGCTGCTCGACATGTACACGGTGCGAACCGCACTCGGACGCACCGGCGGCTTCGACGGCCTGCGCGTGGCGATCGTCGGCGACATCAAGCACAGTCGAGTCGCCCGCTCGACCTCGGCGGCGTTCCACGCGATGGGCGCCGACGTCACGTGGGTCGCACCCCGCACGCTCCTTCCTCCGGTGTTCCACGAACACCACACCGAATCGCTCGACGACGTGATCGGTCCCGACGGCAGCGGCGTCGACGTGCTCTACATGCTGCGCATGCAGAACGAGCGGATGACCGAAGCACTCGTGCCGAACCTGCGCGAGTACACGAGCCGCTTCGGGCTCACCCCAGCCCGGGCCGCCCGCCTGGCGCCACACACGCTGATCATGCACCCGGGGCCGATCAACCGCGGCGTCGAGATCGCCGTCGATCCCGCCGAACTACCGGGCGCCGTCATCACCCAGCAGGTCACGAACGGCATCGCCGTCCGCATGGCCGTGCTCTTCGACCTGCTGTCGGCCGACGCCGACCCCACCTCCGACCTCGAACGACCGGACTTCGCATGA